The following are encoded together in the Dyella terrae genome:
- the cfa gene encoding cyclopropane fatty acyl phospholipid synthase: MVTTSNEERMSQDSLKARAASLLQHAGIRLDGARPTDMHVHDERLYARVFAHGSLGLGESYMDGWWDSEDLPGMFTRILGAQLDTELKTLDTMLAHLKARFINMQRGDHAFEIGRAHYDLGNDLFEAMLGKWLMYSCGYWAEANNLDDAQEAKLDLICRKLRLQPGQRVLDIGCGWGMALKFAAERYGVQGVGITVSQEQAAYARELCGDLPVEIRLQDYRELNEPFDAVFSIGMFEHVGALNYRSFFEVARRCLRDDGLLVLHCIGSNGTPGRPDPWIEKYIFPNSMIPAASQVTEALQNLFVVEDWHNFGADYDLTLTAWRANFDAAWTQLSAHYDDRFRRMWRFYLAVSAAVFRSRRDQLWQLTLSPHGVPGGYRVPR; the protein is encoded by the coding sequence ATCGTCACCACGTCAAACGAGGAACGCATGAGCCAGGATTCACTGAAGGCACGGGCTGCCAGCCTGCTCCAACATGCCGGCATTCGCCTCGACGGGGCACGCCCCACCGACATGCACGTGCACGACGAACGTCTCTACGCGCGCGTATTCGCGCACGGCTCGCTCGGCCTGGGCGAAAGCTACATGGACGGTTGGTGGGACAGCGAGGATCTGCCGGGCATGTTCACGCGCATCCTCGGTGCGCAACTGGACACTGAGCTGAAGACGCTCGACACGATGCTGGCGCACCTGAAGGCGCGCTTCATCAACATGCAGCGCGGAGATCACGCTTTCGAGATCGGTCGCGCGCATTACGATCTGGGTAACGACCTGTTCGAGGCCATGCTGGGCAAATGGCTGATGTATTCCTGCGGCTACTGGGCAGAGGCAAACAACCTCGACGACGCCCAGGAAGCCAAGCTCGACCTGATTTGCCGCAAGCTGCGCCTGCAGCCCGGACAGCGCGTGCTGGACATCGGTTGCGGCTGGGGCATGGCGTTGAAATTTGCGGCGGAACGTTATGGCGTGCAGGGCGTAGGCATCACCGTCTCGCAGGAACAGGCCGCCTATGCGCGTGAGCTATGCGGCGACCTGCCGGTGGAGATTCGCCTGCAGGACTACCGCGAACTCAACGAACCGTTCGACGCTGTCTTCTCCATCGGCATGTTCGAGCACGTGGGCGCGCTCAACTACCGTTCCTTTTTCGAGGTGGCGCGCCGCTGCCTGCGCGACGATGGCCTGTTGGTACTCCACTGCATCGGCAGCAACGGCACACCCGGCCGCCCCGATCCGTGGATCGAGAAGTACATCTTCCCCAACTCGATGATCCCAGCGGCCAGCCAGGTCACCGAGGCGCTGCAGAACCTGTTCGTGGTGGAGGACTGGCACAACTTCGGCGCCGATTACGACCTGACGCTCACCGCATGGCGCGCCAATTTCGACGCGGCTTGGACGCAGCTTTCGGCGCATTACGACGACCGCTTCCGCCGCATGTGGCGTTTCTACCTCGCCGTATCCGCTGCGGTGTTCCGCAGCCGACGCGACCAGCTCTGGCAGCTGACGCTAAGCCCCCACGGCGTTCCCGGCGGCTATCGCGTTCCCCGCTGA
- a CDS encoding DUF190 domain-containing protein, which yields MENLHQGVLLSFYTHARACHDGKLVYEWLLEHARKQGIGGGSAFRAICGFGRHGVLREEQFFELADDLAVKVEFLLSEAQAQALLQTVRDSRVDAVYAIASASFGLLSKAPGAS from the coding sequence ATGGAAAACCTTCACCAAGGCGTACTACTCAGCTTCTACACCCATGCGCGGGCATGCCACGACGGCAAGCTGGTTTACGAGTGGCTGCTTGAACACGCGCGCAAACAGGGCATTGGCGGCGGCTCGGCGTTCCGCGCCATCTGTGGATTCGGTCGGCACGGCGTGCTGCGCGAGGAACAGTTCTTTGAGCTCGCGGATGATCTGGCCGTGAAAGTGGAGTTTCTGCTGAGCGAGGCGCAGGCCCAGGCGTTGCTGCAAACGGTGCGCGACAGCCGTGTCGACGCGGTGTATGCAATCGCTTCCGCAAGCTTCGGCTTGTTGAGCAAGGCACCAGGCGCCAGCTGA
- the crcB gene encoding fluoride efflux transporter CrcB: MGFTGFLAVGVGGVLGCWLRWMLGVLLNPIFPTVPLGTLAANLVGGLLMGVVLGVFDHFQSLPPELRLFAATGFLGGLTTFSTFSAESTTLLLRQQYLWFGGHMALHLVGSIAMTISGIALTRTVLR, translated from the coding sequence GTGGGCTTTACCGGATTTCTCGCCGTCGGCGTGGGGGGCGTACTGGGGTGCTGGTTACGCTGGATGCTCGGCGTGCTGCTCAACCCCATCTTTCCTACCGTGCCGCTGGGCACCCTGGCCGCCAACCTGGTCGGCGGCCTGCTGATGGGCGTGGTACTGGGTGTATTTGACCACTTCCAATCCCTGCCGCCCGAGCTTCGACTGTTTGCCGCCACGGGCTTTCTGGGCGGCCTCACCACCTTTTCCACGTTCTCGGCGGAATCAACCACGCTGTTACTACGTCAGCAGTATCTTTGGTTCGGCGGCCACATGGCCCTCCATCTGGTCGGCTCCATCGCGATGACCATCTCCGGCATCGCCCTCACCCGCACCGTGCTGCGCTAG
- a CDS encoding multidrug effflux MFS transporter produces the protein MTSSPRPVRRSLPWLLAGLSMIGPFSIDAVFPAFPLIGERFGVDSSGLQQLISVYLITYAVMSLFHGAISDAIGRKPVIVAGMLVYALASAGAAMSTSYSMLLTCRCLQGVCAGAGLVVGRAIVRDSLEGAAAQQMMSRVMMIFSVAPVIAPIVGAQLLFLNGWHGIFWVLMGFTLMIAVALVLFLEETHPPAARTPFNATTLVRGYVSFGKDRPFWPLLLSCTVNFAGLFLYIASAPHIIRDLLHLSAQGFPWLFLPTVAGLMIGAWMSGRMANRRSVRYTVNLGYGAMLAACGLHVLMALITSEPVLPWSMLPLVLHGIGVQLAFPTLTLLLLDRFPQRRGGASSVQAFCSLLLCAIVAGVLSPLLSGHMAYLALGASVLTLVGWFAWRWYLRLAERPRVPHTAAAEVEVELQTEITEPR, from the coding sequence ATGACATCTTCCCCGCGCCCCGTCCGGCGCAGCCTGCCGTGGTTGCTGGCGGGCCTGTCGATGATCGGTCCGTTCTCGATCGACGCCGTGTTCCCGGCATTCCCGCTGATCGGCGAGCGTTTCGGCGTGGACAGCTCCGGGCTGCAGCAACTGATCAGCGTGTACCTGATCACCTACGCCGTGATGAGCCTGTTCCATGGTGCCATCTCCGATGCGATTGGCCGCAAGCCGGTGATCGTGGCCGGCATGCTGGTCTATGCGCTGGCGTCCGCGGGCGCGGCGATGTCGACTTCCTACAGCATGCTGCTGACGTGTCGCTGCCTGCAGGGTGTCTGTGCCGGCGCCGGTCTGGTTGTTGGGCGCGCCATCGTGCGCGACAGCCTGGAAGGGGCGGCGGCGCAGCAGATGATGTCGCGCGTGATGATGATCTTCAGCGTCGCGCCGGTGATCGCCCCGATCGTCGGTGCACAGCTGCTCTTTCTCAATGGCTGGCACGGCATCTTCTGGGTGCTGATGGGGTTCACCCTGATGATCGCGGTGGCCCTGGTGCTGTTCCTGGAAGAAACGCACCCGCCGGCGGCGCGCACACCGTTCAACGCAACCACTCTGGTCCGCGGCTACGTGAGCTTCGGCAAGGATCGCCCGTTCTGGCCGTTGCTGTTGTCGTGCACGGTGAACTTCGCAGGGCTGTTCCTGTACATCGCCTCCGCGCCGCACATCATTCGCGACCTCCTACATCTGTCCGCGCAGGGATTCCCGTGGCTGTTCCTGCCCACCGTGGCGGGCCTGATGATTGGCGCGTGGATGTCGGGACGCATGGCCAATCGCCGCAGCGTCAGGTACACGGTGAACCTGGGTTACGGCGCCATGTTGGCGGCGTGCGGGCTGCACGTACTGATGGCGCTCATCACGTCCGAGCCGGTGTTGCCATGGTCCATGCTGCCGCTGGTGCTGCATGGCATCGGCGTGCAGCTGGCGTTCCCCACGCTCACCCTGTTGCTGCTCGACCGGTTTCCACAGCGCCGCGGCGGCGCGTCGTCGGTGCAGGCATTCTGCAGCCTGTTGCTGTGCGCGATCGTGGCCGGCGTGCTGTCGCCGCTATTGTCCGGACACATGGCCTATCTGGCGCTTGGCGCAAGCGTGCTGACGTTGGTCGGCTGGTTCGCGTGGCGCTGGTATCTGCGACTGGCTGAACGACCGCGCGTGCCGCATACCGCAGCGGCCGAGGTCGAGGTGGAATTGCAGACGGAAATTACCGAGCCGCGCTGA
- a CDS encoding S1 family peptidase, whose protein sequence is MDKPATNARQALTSKHQRAWRRVGWLTGLALATLSPLHAATMDPAVLPQVQAATFEVVIPKPGKDPLTYEKPLPLDQLPYQERTDKYYSVGTAFAIGENRYVTAGHVIAIGIDSLMGEPALRDASGHVYAIDKITRYSLHEDFVEFTLKDPPKVAPLAVNTQPEMNEVVYAVGNALGTGIVIRDGLYTSQTPEEQDGRWKWLRFSAAASPGNSGGPLLDKDGKVVGVVVMKSPDENLNYALPIDLVLKAPANLGEIDTRESYQLDVIEEKHTGAFKAQFPLPKSFADFSATYQKLHNADVDQKLHDLLTENAATLFPHGAGSSRLLHSNSNLNAFPTLLHRNSNGDWTIATANESKAVLPRNGYLSRAVVGQQMMFHLRKPDDVTSKQLYADSKLFMDLALKAAPLQRRVGAEQVKITSLGKPSLERDYTDAYQRRWQIREWPMAYNNGLLIAFLLPVPDGYAAVVRITNNRTEHEDMADLTQLANFVYLSYSGTLAQWKEFLANTDLLPSVLSDIAIRFNYGDDFKYQSKRIGFAYTPSLQKIDADSQLVLGMSYFQDRGKTIWDVSKVEVRSNVENAERVTVGRHVAPSDDLDDSFRNHWGKIVNRSHPDDGVPYSENDMTYIGAVGGTQASADIKPEVLYTAFYGVDGPRPEEAMKGKLNLLLEKLQVNEH, encoded by the coding sequence ATGGATAAGCCGGCAACCAACGCTCGGCAAGCGCTTACTTCGAAGCACCAGCGCGCGTGGCGACGTGTTGGATGGCTGACCGGACTGGCACTGGCGACCCTGTCGCCGCTGCATGCCGCAACGATGGACCCAGCCGTGCTGCCGCAGGTGCAGGCCGCGACCTTCGAGGTGGTCATCCCCAAACCCGGTAAGGACCCCCTTACCTACGAAAAGCCGCTGCCGCTCGACCAGTTGCCGTACCAGGAGCGCACGGACAAGTACTACTCCGTCGGTACCGCATTCGCCATTGGCGAGAACCGTTACGTCACCGCCGGCCACGTCATCGCGATAGGCATCGACAGCCTGATGGGCGAACCGGCCCTGCGCGATGCCAGCGGCCACGTCTACGCCATCGACAAGATCACGCGCTACTCGCTGCACGAGGATTTCGTCGAGTTCACGCTGAAAGATCCACCCAAGGTCGCCCCGCTCGCGGTAAACACCCAGCCCGAAATGAACGAAGTGGTTTACGCGGTTGGCAACGCGCTGGGCACCGGTATCGTGATCCGCGACGGCCTTTACACCTCGCAGACGCCGGAAGAGCAGGATGGTCGCTGGAAATGGCTGCGTTTCTCCGCGGCGGCCTCGCCCGGCAATAGCGGCGGCCCCCTGTTGGACAAGGATGGCAAGGTTGTCGGCGTAGTGGTGATGAAGTCGCCCGACGAGAACCTCAACTATGCGCTGCCTATCGACCTGGTACTGAAGGCCCCAGCCAATCTCGGCGAGATCGACACGCGCGAGAGCTATCAGTTGGATGTGATCGAGGAGAAGCACACCGGCGCGTTCAAGGCGCAGTTCCCGCTGCCCAAGTCGTTTGCAGACTTCAGCGCCACCTACCAGAAGCTGCACAACGCCGACGTTGACCAGAAGCTGCACGACCTGCTGACCGAGAATGCCGCCACTCTGTTCCCCCATGGCGCCGGATCGAGCCGCCTGCTGCACAGCAACTCCAATCTCAATGCCTTCCCCACCCTGCTTCACCGCAACAGCAACGGCGACTGGACGATTGCGACAGCCAATGAAAGCAAGGCGGTGCTGCCGCGCAACGGCTACCTGAGCCGGGCTGTGGTGGGTCAACAGATGATGTTCCACCTGCGTAAGCCTGACGATGTCACCAGCAAGCAGCTCTACGCTGACTCGAAGCTGTTCATGGATCTGGCGCTGAAGGCCGCCCCCTTGCAGCGCCGCGTGGGCGCAGAGCAAGTGAAGATCACCTCGCTCGGCAAGCCGTCGCTGGAGCGCGACTACACCGATGCCTACCAGCGTCGCTGGCAGATCCGTGAATGGCCGATGGCGTACAACAATGGCCTGCTGATAGCTTTCCTGCTGCCGGTGCCGGACGGTTATGCGGCCGTGGTCCGCATCACCAACAACCGCACCGAGCACGAAGACATGGCGGACCTGACGCAACTCGCCAACTTCGTCTATCTGTCCTACAGCGGCACGCTGGCGCAGTGGAAAGAGTTTCTGGCCAACACCGACCTGTTGCCCAGCGTACTGTCGGACATCGCCATTCGCTTCAACTACGGCGACGACTTCAAGTACCAGTCCAAGCGCATCGGTTTCGCCTATACGCCATCACTGCAGAAGATCGATGCGGACAGCCAGCTCGTGCTTGGCATGTCCTACTTCCAGGACCGCGGCAAGACGATCTGGGACGTCTCGAAGGTCGAAGTGAGATCCAACGTGGAGAACGCCGAGCGCGTGACCGTCGGCCGCCACGTCGCCCCCTCGGACGATCTGGACGACAGCTTCCGCAACCACTGGGGCAAGATCGTCAATCGCAGCCACCCTGACGATGGCGTGCCGTACAGCGAGAACGACATGACCTACATCGGCGCCGTGGGCGGCACCCAAGCCAGTGCCGACATCAAGCCGGAAGTGCTCTATACGGCGTTCTACGGCGTGGATGGACCACGCCCCGAAGAGGCCATGAAGGGCAAGCTCAACCTGCTGCTGGAGAAGCTGCAGGTCAACGAGCACTGA